Part of the Paenibacillus guangzhouensis genome is shown below.
GGGGTCCGATGGATTTCGCTCACTGAACTGGACGACATCATTTTATATCCGAATATTAAATCACATATTAAGCAATTTGCGAGCAATCGGAGAACGATTGAACTGATCGAAGATCATCAACTGGAGCCTTATCCACCGCAGGTGGAGCTGCGAGAGCTTCAGTCGGAAGAGGATGACGCACTCTATGAAATGGTTCAAGAGATAGGCGAAGGTCAGAATGGCTTCATCAATAGTCTGTATGCGAGCGATCGGGAGGGGTTCCGAGCACGTCTATGTAGGAATGTTGAATATGCGCAGGGGCTGAACTTGCAGGAAGGCCATGTACCACAGACAATCTTTTGGTTCTACGTTCAAGGTCAACCCGTTGGGTACGGGAAGCTGAGGCATCATCTCACAGACCAATTACGCGAGCATGGTGGGCATATCGGATATATCATCAGACCGTCTGCGAGAGGCAAAGGGTATGGGAAAATGGTGCTGCGTGAACTGCTAGTGGAAGCTCGAAGTCGAGGCATTCGTGACGTATTGCTCACTTGTGACGCATCGAATATAGCATCGCGTAAGGTGATTGAGGTGAACCAAGGGGTGCTGACCGAATCGACAGAAGACGCTTGTAAGTATTGGATTTCGTTATTCACATAATGCACACGCATCGATGACATTTTGTTAATTGAAAGCGCCCGGTCTATGAGCAGATCGGGTGTTTTTGTGTTAAGGAAAATAATGGTTGAAAAAACTAATGGTATTAGTTATGATAAAACTAATATTATTAGTTTTTGCTTTGCACAGTGTGATGCAACCATCAAACATAGAACGGAGCAAACCAAATGTCCCCAAGAATCGGAGCAGATCTGAACACAATCGTACAGACGGCCGTTGAAATTGCAGATCAAGATGGGTTATATGAAGTTACATTGACTCGAGTGGCCCAAAAGTTAAATATTCGCCCGCCTTCCTTGTACAATCATATCGATGGTTTGCATGAGTTGCGGAGGCAGATGGCGATTTACGGTTTGCATGAGCTGTATGCCGCATTATTAGAAGCGAATGCTAATGTTAAAGAACTGGATCAAGGGCTGCATGCGATCGGCGAAGCCTATGTCGATTTTGCTCGTAGGCATCCGGGTCTATATGAAGCCACATTCCAAGCTCCCGATCCGAGAGACCCTGAGGTTGAACGTGCGGGAACAGAGATTGTGATGTTTGCAGTTCATTTCTTAAGCAGCTACGGGTTGGAAGGAGATGAAGTGATTCACGCAACACGCGGGTTACGAAGTATCCTGCACGGATTTGCCTCCCTAGAACACAAGGGAGGGTTCCGAATGCATCTTGAACGAAATGAAAGTCTGCATGTGATTATTGATACGTTTATCGCAGGAATTCGTAAAAGGGAGCGAGGAGAATGAACTTTATTTTGTTTATGATTCTTTTTGTGGCAGGCTGCGGATATT
Proteins encoded:
- a CDS encoding GNAT family N-acetyltransferase, with the translated sequence MTYPIRVRATALVIENDSILLVEYRDEEGVHYNLPGGGVEPGESVTEGVHRELMEETMLEVTIGPIAFVYEYAPHLNRQDAGSDIHTLYLVFECTPIEGSRPRFPDRPDGDQSGVRWISLTELDDIILYPNIKSHIKQFASNRRTIELIEDHQLEPYPPQVELRELQSEEDDALYEMVQEIGEGQNGFINSLYASDREGFRARLCRNVEYAQGLNLQEGHVPQTIFWFYVQGQPVGYGKLRHHLTDQLREHGGHIGYIIRPSARGKGYGKMVLRELLVEARSRGIRDVLLTCDASNIASRKVIEVNQGVLTESTEDACKYWISLFT
- a CDS encoding TetR-like C-terminal domain-containing protein, which translates into the protein MSPRIGADLNTIVQTAVEIADQDGLYEVTLTRVAQKLNIRPPSLYNHIDGLHELRRQMAIYGLHELYAALLEANANVKELDQGLHAIGEAYVDFARRHPGLYEATFQAPDPRDPEVERAGTEIVMFAVHFLSSYGLEGDEVIHATRGLRSILHGFASLEHKGGFRMHLERNESLHVIIDTFIAGIRKRERGE